A region of Streptomyces paludis DNA encodes the following proteins:
- a CDS encoding helix-turn-helix domain-containing protein, with amino-acid sequence MSLQNQNPQPQPQSQQQSQQQSQTQTPIAWRYAGDQVKRWRMRAGISREELGLAAAYAPDTIKSMEQGVRMPTPKLLDAADDLFRAEGLLSAGKQYLRKERFPLRSQEIMDAEAEAVSMWSYEVALIPGLLQTETYARALFKDNCPVVSEDVEKERLRGRLERQKLLTRTPLVACSFVVYEAALHVPMGGRDAQKGQLKHLADMAQLRNVSLQVLPFKRAVSSALSGPIVVMWDAEHVCSGYVSGQSFSEFMSLPEQIGKLTERFGKLRTEALSVEESMSFITGMMEQL; translated from the coding sequence GTGTCCCTTCAGAACCAGAACCCCCAGCCGCAGCCACAGTCGCAACAGCAGTCCCAGCAGCAGTCCCAGACCCAGACGCCCATCGCGTGGCGGTACGCGGGTGACCAGGTGAAACGGTGGCGTATGCGGGCGGGGATCAGCCGCGAGGAACTCGGCCTCGCCGCCGCGTACGCGCCCGACACGATCAAGTCGATGGAGCAGGGCGTACGGATGCCGACGCCGAAACTCCTGGACGCGGCGGACGACCTGTTCCGGGCGGAGGGGTTGCTGAGCGCGGGGAAGCAGTATCTGCGAAAGGAACGGTTTCCGCTTCGGTCGCAGGAGATCATGGACGCTGAGGCCGAAGCGGTCAGCATGTGGTCTTACGAAGTGGCACTGATTCCAGGGCTGCTGCAAACGGAGACCTACGCGCGGGCTCTGTTCAAGGACAACTGCCCTGTAGTGTCCGAGGATGTGGAGAAGGAGCGCTTGCGTGGACGCTTGGAGCGCCAGAAGCTCCTCACCCGTACTCCACTGGTGGCATGCAGCTTCGTGGTGTACGAGGCTGCTCTGCATGTTCCAATGGGCGGGCGGGACGCCCAGAAAGGCCAGTTGAAGCACTTGGCGGACATGGCGCAGTTGCGCAATGTCTCGTTGCAGGTGTTGCCGTTCAAGCGCGCTGTATCCTCTGCGCTCAGCGGTCCGATCGTCGTGATGTGGGATGCTGAGCACGTGTGTTCGGGCTATGTTTCGGGCCAGTCTTTCAGCGAGTTCATGTCCCTGCCTGAGCAGATCGGCAAACTGACGGAGCGTTTCGGGAAGCTTCGAACGGAAGCGCTCAGTGTTGAGGAATCCATGAGCTTCATTACGGGAATGATGGAGCAGCTTTGA
- a CDS encoding aspartate-semialdehyde dehydrogenase, with product MGDRPTLAVVGVTGAVGSVALQFLSQHADVWGEIRLLDAAPDDAGGELVVRGEVTPVLPLTGAAFDGVDVALFLVSDRLSAQWAPVAVERGAVVVDRSAVFRLDPDVPLVVPELNPEAVRARPRSIVASPGCATLSMIVAMGALDRAFGLRELVVSSYQAASAVDGPDGADQGGVFALREQLSLVAGTDLGTRPGDVRRAVGDATGPFPAPLALNVVPWTGPLQGQRDGWSAEELAIRAETRKVLGRPDLRIVATCVQVPVITAHSMSVHACFEQEVTVERAHEVLATSPGVVLFDNPGAGEFPTPADVVGTDPTWVGRVRRAPDDPRALELFICGDDLRKGGALNAVQIAEAVAAELS from the coding sequence ATGGGCGACAGGCCGACGCTCGCGGTCGTAGGTGTGACCGGGGCCGTCGGCTCTGTCGCGCTCCAGTTTCTGTCCCAGCACGCGGACGTCTGGGGCGAGATCCGGCTGCTCGACGCCGCGCCGGATGACGCTGGTGGTGAGCTGGTGGTACGGGGTGAGGTCACCCCCGTCCTTCCGCTCACCGGGGCCGCTTTCGACGGTGTCGACGTCGCGCTGTTTCTCGTATCGGACAGGCTGTCCGCCCAGTGGGCACCCGTCGCCGTCGAGCGGGGCGCGGTCGTTGTCGACCGGTCGGCCGTTTTCCGGCTGGATCCGGACGTACCCCTGGTCGTTCCGGAGCTGAATCCCGAGGCCGTACGGGCCCGACCGCGCTCCATCGTCGCCAGTCCCGGCTGCGCGACGCTGTCGATGATCGTGGCCATGGGCGCGCTGGACCGCGCGTTCGGCCTGCGTGAGCTGGTCGTCTCCTCGTACCAGGCGGCCAGCGCGGTGGACGGGCCGGACGGGGCCGATCAGGGCGGTGTCTTCGCGCTGCGCGAGCAGCTCTCCCTGGTCGCCGGTACGGATCTGGGTACGCGGCCGGGCGATGTGCGCCGCGCGGTCGGTGATGCCACCGGCCCCTTCCCCGCGCCGCTCGCGCTCAATGTCGTGCCGTGGACCGGGCCGCTCCAGGGGCAGCGCGACGGCTGGTCCGCCGAGGAGCTGGCGATCCGGGCCGAGACGCGCAAGGTCCTCGGCCGGCCCGATCTGCGGATCGTGGCGACCTGCGTACAGGTTCCGGTGATCACCGCGCACTCGATGTCCGTACACGCGTGCTTCGAGCAGGAGGTCACCGTCGAGCGGGCCCACGAGGTGCTGGCGACCTCGCCGGGCGTGGTGCTGTTCGACAACCCGGGGGCGGGCGAATTCCCCACGCCCGCCGATGTGGTGGGCACGGATCCGACCTGGGTCGGGCGGGTACGGCGGGCGCCGGACGACCCCCGGGCGCTGGAACTGTTCATCTGCGGTGACGATCTCCGCAAGGGCGGCGCGCTGAACGCCGTACAGATCGCCGAGGCTGTTGCCGCCGAGCTGAGCTGA
- a CDS encoding SLATT domain-containing protein, which produces MSQPEMQPGGPAREEGASSGAGERERESDRESEGTGTGTDPDTGTGTGAEDSDGHGTGRAEGPQPYGDLTGGPFPLGDWGEPAERLDELYRWVETGALRTVDWYLADRLRKRRLARALRAATATAVTAGAALPLLDVTGALPGAAGWGYLALLLGAAGVACDRYCGLSSGWMRAVATAQAVQRRLQTFQFDWASECVREVLGPTEGTASEAAERCLTVLRKFTEDVTELVRVETADWMVEFRSGPAPLMMQSLPMAGARVEGPVQPLGRFPLPPGTRPNMPRQRPPETR; this is translated from the coding sequence GTGAGCCAGCCGGAGATGCAGCCCGGGGGCCCCGCCCGGGAGGAGGGCGCCTCGTCCGGTGCCGGTGAGAGGGAACGAGAGAGCGACAGGGAAAGCGAGGGTACGGGCACGGGTACGGATCCCGACACGGGTACGGGTACGGGCGCGGAGGACTCCGACGGCCATGGAACGGGCCGCGCCGAGGGCCCGCAGCCGTACGGCGATCTGACCGGCGGCCCCTTCCCCCTCGGCGACTGGGGCGAGCCCGCCGAGCGGCTCGACGAGCTGTACCGCTGGGTCGAGACCGGGGCGCTGCGTACGGTCGACTGGTATCTGGCCGACCGGTTACGCAAACGCCGCCTCGCCCGCGCCCTGCGGGCCGCCACGGCCACCGCCGTGACGGCGGGCGCCGCGTTGCCGCTGCTGGATGTGACGGGGGCGCTGCCGGGCGCCGCCGGCTGGGGGTACCTCGCGCTGCTCCTGGGCGCGGCCGGTGTGGCGTGCGACCGCTACTGCGGGCTGTCGTCGGGCTGGATGCGCGCGGTGGCGACGGCACAGGCCGTACAGCGGCGGCTCCAGACGTTCCAGTTCGACTGGGCTTCGGAGTGCGTACGGGAGGTGCTGGGGCCGACGGAGGGCACGGCGAGCGAGGCGGCCGAGCGGTGTCTGACGGTCCTGCGGAAGTTCACGGAGGACGTGACGGAACTGGTGCGGGTGGAGACGGCCGACTGGATGGTCGAGTTCCGTTCGGGCCCCGCGCCGCTGATGATGCAGTCGCTGCCCATGGCCGGGGCGCGCGTCGAGGGCCCCGTACAGCCTCTGGGCCGCTTCCCGCTCCCCCCGGGCACCCGCCCGAACATGCCCCGGCAGCGACCGCCGGAGACCCGGTAA
- the recR gene encoding recombination mediator RecR has translation MYEGVVQDLIDELGRLPGVGPKSAQRIAFHILQAEPTDVRRLAHALLEVKDKVRFCAVCGNVAQEERCGICRDARRDVTVICVVEEPKDVVAIERTREFRGKYHVLGGAISPIEGVGPDDLRIRELLTRLADGTVTELILATDPNLEGEATATYLARMIKPMGLRVTRLASGLPVGGDLEYADEVTLGRAFEGRRLLDV, from the coding sequence TTGTACGAAGGCGTGGTCCAGGACCTCATCGACGAACTGGGCAGGCTGCCCGGCGTCGGTCCCAAGAGCGCGCAGCGGATCGCCTTCCACATCCTCCAGGCCGAACCGACCGACGTCCGCCGCCTCGCCCACGCCCTCCTTGAGGTCAAGGACAAGGTCCGGTTCTGCGCCGTGTGCGGGAACGTCGCGCAGGAGGAGCGGTGCGGGATCTGCCGCGACGCGCGCCGCGATGTCACGGTGATCTGTGTGGTGGAGGAGCCGAAGGACGTCGTCGCCATCGAGCGCACCCGCGAGTTCCGCGGGAAGTACCACGTGCTCGGCGGCGCGATCAGCCCCATCGAGGGTGTCGGCCCCGACGATCTGCGGATCCGCGAGCTGCTCACGCGGCTCGCGGACGGCACGGTGACCGAACTCATCCTCGCGACCGACCCCAATCTGGAGGGCGAGGCCACGGCCACGTACCTCGCCCGCATGATCAAGCCGATGGGCCTGCGGGTCACACGTCTGGCCAGTGGTCTGCCCGTGGGGGGCGACCTGGAATACGCCGATGAGGTCACGCTCGGGCGTGCCTTCGAGGGGAGACGACTTCTCGATGTCTGA
- a CDS encoding DUF397 domain-containing protein, with protein sequence MKAIRTEVTLVWRKSSYSDEEGDLCVEIAACPATVHVRDSKLAPSAGPQFAVAAPAWVAFVAYVHASPVG encoded by the coding sequence TTGAAAGCTATCCGAACCGAAGTCACCCTCGTTTGGCGGAAGTCCTCGTACAGCGACGAAGAGGGCGACCTCTGTGTTGAGATCGCTGCCTGCCCCGCTACCGTCCACGTCCGCGACTCCAAGCTCGCCCCCAGCGCCGGCCCCCAGTTCGCCGTGGCCGCCCCCGCCTGGGTCGCGTTCGTGGCGTACGTGCATGCGAGCCCTGTCGGCTGA
- a CDS encoding aspartate kinase: MGLVVQKYGGSSVADAEGIKRVAKRIVDAKKNGHQVVVVVSAMGDTTDELIDLAGQVSPIPAGREFDMLLTAGERISMALLAMAIKNLGHNAQSFTGSQAGVITDSVHNKARIIDVTPGRIRTALDEGNIAIVAGFQGVSQDKKDITTLGRGGSDTTAVALAAALDAEVCEIYTDVDGVFTADPRVVAKAQKIDWISFGDMLELASSGSKVLLHRCVEYARRYNIPIHVRSSFSGLPGTWVSNEPRGDRKVEQAIISGVAHDTSEAKITVVGVPDKPGEAATIFRAIADNEINIDMIVQNVSAASTGLTDISFTLPKTEGRKAIDALERLKSSIGFDSLRYDDQIGKISLVGAGMKTNPGVTAGFFEALANAGVNIELISTSEIRISVVTRADEVTEAVRAVHTAFGLDSDSDEAVVYGGTGR, translated from the coding sequence GTGGGCCTTGTCGTGCAGAAGTACGGAGGCTCCTCCGTAGCCGATGCCGAAGGCATCAAGCGGGTCGCCAAGCGAATCGTCGATGCCAAGAAGAACGGCCACCAGGTGGTCGTCGTGGTTTCGGCGATGGGCGACACGACGGACGAGTTGATCGATCTCGCCGGGCAGGTATCCCCGATTCCCGCCGGGCGTGAGTTCGACATGCTGCTGACCGCCGGAGAGCGGATCTCCATGGCCCTGCTGGCGATGGCGATCAAAAACCTGGGGCACAACGCCCAGTCGTTCACCGGCAGCCAGGCGGGCGTCATCACCGACTCGGTCCACAACAAAGCGCGCATCATCGATGTCACGCCGGGCCGGATCCGTACCGCCCTCGACGAGGGCAATATCGCCATCGTCGCCGGGTTCCAGGGCGTGTCCCAGGACAAGAAGGACATCACCACCCTGGGGCGTGGCGGTTCGGACACCACCGCTGTCGCGCTCGCGGCGGCGCTGGACGCCGAGGTGTGCGAGATCTACACCGATGTGGACGGTGTCTTCACCGCCGACCCCCGGGTCGTGGCGAAGGCCCAGAAGATCGACTGGATCTCCTTCGGGGACATGCTGGAGCTGGCGAGTTCCGGCTCCAAGGTGCTGCTGCACCGGTGCGTGGAGTACGCACGCCGATACAACATCCCGATCCATGTACGGTCCTCCTTCTCGGGGCTCCCCGGCACATGGGTCAGCAACGAACCGCGAGGGGACCGCAAGGTGGAGCAGGCCATCATCTCCGGTGTCGCCCATGACACCTCCGAGGCGAAGATCACGGTCGTCGGCGTTCCCGACAAGCCGGGCGAGGCCGCCACGATCTTCCGTGCCATCGCGGACAACGAGATCAACATCGACATGATCGTGCAGAACGTCTCCGCGGCGTCGACCGGTCTCACCGACATCTCGTTCACGCTGCCGAAGACCGAGGGCCGCAAGGCGATCGACGCGCTGGAGCGGCTGAAGTCGTCGATAGGGTTCGACTCGCTCCGGTACGACGACCAGATCGGCAAGATCTCGCTGGTCGGCGCGGGGATGAAGACAAACCCGGGCGTCACGGCCGGATTCTTCGAGGCGCTGGCGAACGCGGGCGTGAATATCGAGCTGATCTCGACATCCGAGATCCGTATCTCGGTTGTCACCCGCGCGGACGAAGTCACCGAGGCCGTGCGCGCCGTGCACACCGCCTTCGGGCTGGACAGTGACTCCGACGAGGCCGTGGTCTACGGGGGCACCGGCCGGTAG
- a CDS encoding YbaB/EbfC family nucleoid-associated protein, with protein MIPGGGQPNMQDLLQQAQKMQQDLARAQEELASAEVEGQSGGGLVKATVNGSGELRGLVIDPKAVDPEDTETLADLVLAAVHAANDNAQRLQQEKLGPLAQGLGGMPGLPF; from the coding sequence TTGATTCCCGGTGGTGGCCAGCCCAACATGCAGGACCTGCTCCAGCAGGCCCAGAAGATGCAGCAGGACTTGGCGCGAGCGCAGGAGGAGCTGGCGAGCGCCGAGGTCGAGGGCCAGTCGGGCGGTGGTCTCGTCAAGGCCACGGTCAACGGCTCGGGCGAGCTGCGCGGTCTGGTGATCGACCCGAAGGCGGTGGATCCGGAGGACACGGAGACCCTCGCGGACCTGGTCCTCGCCGCCGTACACGCGGCGAACGACAACGCGCAGCGGCTCCAGCAGGAGAAGCTCGGCCCGCTGGCGCAGGGGCTGGGCGGGATGCCGGGCCTGCCGTTCTAG
- a CDS encoding DUF4259 domain-containing protein, translating to MGTWDVGPFDNDTAGDWCDALDKASPDAREGIIRDALVRTADTTGLLDANVAEEAVAAAALVAAQCSGGEPADPYCGPAEPLPDLTGLRALALQSLDRVMAEPSELPDLWAMSDGDYWQRNVDRLHNTLMPQPPGEQLSLG from the coding sequence ATGGGCACCTGGGACGTCGGCCCCTTCGACAATGACACGGCGGGCGACTGGTGCGACGCCCTCGACAAGGCGAGCCCCGACGCGCGCGAGGGCATCATCCGCGACGCGCTCGTCCGTACGGCCGACACCACCGGCCTCCTCGACGCGAACGTTGCCGAGGAGGCCGTCGCCGCAGCCGCCTTGGTTGCCGCGCAGTGCTCCGGCGGCGAACCCGCCGATCCTTACTGCGGACCTGCCGAGCCCCTCCCCGACCTCACCGGCCTGCGCGCACTCGCCCTCCAGAGCCTCGACCGAGTCATGGCCGAGCCGTCCGAACTCCCGGACCTCTGGGCCATGTCGGACGGCGACTACTGGCAACGAAACGTCGACCGGCTCCACAACACCCTCATGCCACAGCCACCGGGAGAACAGCTCAGCCTGGGCTGA
- a CDS encoding trypsin-like serine peptidase: MSETPTPVIRHLRGRAMGIAVAAALVLAAPVSTAETETEAAAETAATATATAEVAQAAARTATATATDPVSVMKYTAKERKEALAYWTAARMKAVGKSVDLGPTGPKSKPYKGTPLKTVGRLFFVNANGADTWCTATAVKSANRSAVMTAAHCVRRGSSPGNTNILMVFAPGYSKGRTPHGTFAVRSAATPRAWQTASTNDIAALVVAADKKNRKLTDVVGGQKIAFNRAVGGTVSALGYSATRPQRGEVLLRCVGKAKKEQGMQAIPCDLTGGSSGGPWFADFDTATGKGVLVSVNASLDSLTPTKMYGEVLKATAKKVYDRAQNSS; the protein is encoded by the coding sequence ATGTCCGAGACGCCCACTCCCGTCATCCGGCATCTCCGTGGTCGTGCCATGGGGATCGCCGTGGCTGCGGCCCTCGTCCTCGCTGCCCCGGTCTCTACTGCGGAGACGGAGACGGAGGCAGCAGCGGAGACAGCGGCGACCGCGACGGCTACGGCCGAGGTTGCGCAGGCCGCCGCCCGTACCGCCACCGCCACCGCCACCGATCCCGTCTCGGTCATGAAGTACACCGCCAAGGAGCGCAAAGAGGCCCTTGCCTACTGGACGGCCGCCCGTATGAAAGCCGTGGGGAAGTCCGTCGATCTCGGGCCGACCGGGCCGAAGTCCAAGCCGTACAAGGGCACTCCGCTGAAGACCGTGGGGCGGCTCTTCTTCGTCAACGCCAACGGCGCCGACACCTGGTGCACGGCCACCGCCGTGAAGAGCGCCAATCGCTCCGCCGTGATGACCGCCGCCCACTGCGTGCGCCGGGGGTCGTCGCCCGGCAATACCAACATCCTGATGGTGTTCGCCCCGGGTTACAGCAAGGGCAGGACGCCGCACGGCACGTTCGCGGTGCGCAGCGCCGCCACCCCGCGCGCGTGGCAGACCGCGTCCACCAACGACATCGCCGCGCTGGTCGTCGCCGCCGACAAGAAGAACCGTAAGCTCACCGACGTCGTGGGCGGCCAGAAGATCGCCTTCAACCGCGCCGTCGGCGGCACCGTCTCCGCGCTCGGCTACTCCGCCACCCGCCCGCAGCGCGGTGAGGTACTCCTCCGCTGCGTCGGCAAGGCCAAGAAGGAGCAGGGCATGCAGGCCATCCCCTGCGACCTGACCGGTGGCTCCAGCGGCGGCCCGTGGTTCGCCGACTTCGACACGGCCACCGGCAAGGGCGTCCTGGTCTCGGTCAACGCCTCACTGGACTCCCTGACACCGACCAAGATGTACGGAGAGGTACTGAAGGCCACCGCCAAGAAGGTCTACGACCGGGCTCAGAACAGCAGTTGA
- a CDS encoding SigE family RNA polymerase sigma factor: protein MPVIAPMPAARSTRIPSQREGVEDTVAAGTTVDHLTETYRAHYRSLLGLAALLLDDTASCEDVVQEAFIRVHSARNRVREPEKTLAYLRQTVVNLSRSALRRRILGLKLLSKPMPDMASAEEGAYDLLERDALIKAMRGLQRRQREVLSLRYFADMTEAQVAETLGISLGSVKAYGSRGIAALRVAMEATK, encoded by the coding sequence ATGCCGGTGATCGCTCCCATGCCTGCGGCCAGATCCACCCGTATACCGTCCCAGCGCGAGGGCGTTGAGGACACGGTGGCGGCGGGGACCACCGTTGACCACCTCACCGAGACCTACCGGGCGCACTACCGGTCGCTGCTGGGTCTCGCGGCGCTTCTGCTGGACGACACGGCCTCGTGCGAGGACGTCGTCCAGGAGGCGTTCATCCGGGTCCACTCCGCGCGCAACCGCGTGCGCGAGCCGGAGAAGACGCTGGCGTATCTGCGGCAGACCGTGGTGAATCTGTCCCGCTCCGCGCTGCGCCGCCGCATCCTCGGGCTCAAGCTGCTCTCGAAGCCGATGCCCGACATGGCGAGCGCCGAGGAGGGCGCGTACGACCTGCTGGAGCGGGACGCGCTGATCAAGGCGATGCGCGGGTTGCAGCGCCGGCAGCGCGAGGTGCTGTCGCTGCGGTACTTCGCGGACATGACTGAGGCGCAGGTCGCCGAGACGCTGGGGATATCCCTGGGCTCGGTGAAGGCGTACGGGTCCCGGGGCATCGCGGCGCTGCGGGTCGCCATGGAGGCCACGAAATGA
- a CDS encoding ATP-binding protein, giving the protein MNTEMRSSGGAVLMRFARSSASVPSARAFARGVLREVCSGSGACDLDDVLLGVSELATNAVRHGVPVGGAFLLKIEFSGERVRVECHDANRRRPRLRHPADDDQGGRGLLLVEAIASRWGVGERPFGKFVWFEVDHNR; this is encoded by the coding sequence ATGAACACAGAAATGCGCTCTTCCGGGGGCGCCGTCCTGATGCGGTTCGCCCGCTCGTCCGCCTCCGTTCCCTCCGCTCGTGCCTTCGCGCGGGGGGTGCTCCGTGAGGTCTGTAGTGGCAGCGGCGCCTGCGACCTCGATGATGTGCTGCTCGGGGTGTCCGAACTGGCGACCAACGCGGTGCGGCACGGGGTGCCGGTGGGTGGGGCGTTTCTGCTGAAGATCGAGTTCAGCGGGGAGCGCGTACGCGTCGAATGCCACGACGCCAACCGCCGGCGTCCGCGCCTCCGGCACCCCGCCGACGACGACCAAGGCGGGCGCGGGCTGCTGTTGGTGGAGGCGATCGCGTCGCGGTGGGGTGTTGGGGAGCGGCCGTTCGGGAAGTTCGTGTGGTTCGAGGTGGACCACAACCGGTGA
- a CDS encoding Uma2 family endonuclease, producing MTPRTADRPQMSIEEFEELERRAPEMVRLEFLNGKVQVKAVPDGNHGQIIMWLLKQCMRWRPELSLFPEQGLKVDSYRRGRARPDGVLAPEEYFVGAGEWADSDGVLMVVEVTSGDADTNQRDRVEKPQGYAAAGIPVYLLVDREAGSVTVHQEPAAGAYRSTTTRPFGAVVELPDPVGIALETEKLKDYV from the coding sequence ATGACCCCCAGGACCGCTGACCGGCCTCAGATGTCGATCGAGGAGTTCGAAGAGCTTGAGCGCCGTGCGCCCGAGATGGTGCGGCTTGAGTTCCTCAATGGAAAGGTGCAGGTCAAGGCGGTGCCGGATGGTAATCACGGGCAGATCATCATGTGGCTGCTCAAGCAGTGCATGCGATGGCGCCCGGAATTGTCGCTCTTTCCGGAGCAGGGGCTGAAGGTCGATTCGTACCGCAGGGGGCGGGCTCGTCCCGACGGGGTTCTGGCGCCCGAGGAGTACTTCGTCGGCGCTGGGGAGTGGGCCGATTCTGACGGTGTCCTGATGGTCGTGGAGGTCACGTCGGGAGACGCCGACACCAACCAGCGGGACCGAGTGGAGAAGCCGCAGGGCTACGCGGCTGCGGGTATCCCCGTCTATCTGCTGGTGGACCGCGAGGCCGGGTCCGTAACGGTCCACCAGGAGCCGGCTGCCGGGGCGTACCGGAGCACCACCACCCGCCCGTTCGGAGCTGTGGTCGAACTTCCCGATCCGGTCGGGATCGCGCTGGAGACGGAGAAGCTCAAGGACTACGTCTGA
- a CDS encoding DUF5063 domain-containing protein yields the protein MSDATLHAVHQDPDDFAVQIADQIESFIVAVTEVAKGDEPDSTVPFLLLEFSQLMLAGGRLGAHEDILPEERYEPDLGPEPDVDDLRERFAVLLEPIDVYSEVFDPYEPRKAPVPARISDDIAGVVTDLRHGMAHYRAGRTTEALWWWQFSYFSNWGSTASATLRALQSLVAHVRLDQPLPALDGLDTDQALTEDAEAVLAEEAGRVMAEEIAGPLGLRTGTGTAR from the coding sequence ATGTCTGACGCAACGCTGCACGCCGTCCACCAGGATCCGGATGACTTCGCCGTCCAGATCGCCGACCAGATCGAGAGTTTCATCGTCGCGGTCACGGAAGTGGCGAAGGGCGACGAGCCGGACAGCACCGTACCGTTCCTGCTGCTGGAGTTCTCGCAACTCATGCTGGCCGGCGGCCGGTTGGGCGCCCACGAGGACATTCTCCCCGAGGAACGGTACGAACCCGATCTCGGCCCCGAGCCCGACGTCGACGACCTCCGCGAGCGCTTCGCGGTGCTCCTGGAGCCGATCGACGTCTATTCGGAGGTCTTCGACCCGTACGAGCCCCGCAAGGCGCCGGTGCCCGCCCGTATCTCCGACGACATCGCGGGCGTGGTGACGGACCTGAGGCACGGCATGGCGCACTACCGGGCCGGCCGTACGACCGAGGCGCTGTGGTGGTGGCAGTTCTCGTACTTCTCCAACTGGGGCTCCACCGCCTCCGCCACCCTGCGCGCGCTCCAGTCCCTGGTCGCCCATGTCCGCCTGGACCAGCCGCTCCCGGCTCTCGACGGCCTGGACACGGACCAGGCCCTGACGGAGGACGCGGAGGCGGTTTTGGCGGAGGAGGCGGGCCGGGTGATGGCGGAGGAGATCGCGGGCCCGCTGGGACTGCGGACGGGTACGGGGACGGCGCGGTAG